AAAGGCGTTGTATTTGTATAAGATAGAATTCGTTAAAGCAGCGGAGAAAAGCCGAGCTCAAATCAACTACCTTGGCCAGCATTCCCTCTTATGGGGTACCATGGGAGCCAATGGGATCAGCCCGGCTTTTTGGTTTGGTGTTTGCGCAGGGTTAGCCATTGAATGGACCAAGTACCGTGTTGCGGGCAATAACTGGGTAGGCACGCTAGACAGTGCCCGCACTGAGGCATTCATTACTCCGGAAAAAGAACGTAAAATCATTGCGAGTCTAAAAGCGGACATAGAACGCTCGCATCGACTGCAAGACCAACTGACGCTTGCTCTAACTGGTACCTGTAAACCAACAGGAAGAATCGATACGAGTCGTTACCCATTTAGCAATGCATACGCCAACCTGAAAGAGGACCACTATTACTACGTGTCGAGTGGTTCGCATGCGACTGCAATGTACGTAAGAAAACGCGGGAAAATTGATTTTTATGATCCCAACATTGGTGAAGCGCTTGGGATGACGAAAGCCGCTCTGCAACAGTATTCGCGAGCAGCCGTTGACTGTTCATGTCAAGTCTCGAACATGTCGAGGCTTGACGCAGAAAAGAAGCAGCTAACAATTACAGAATTTCAGCCTGTTGTTCGCAGCCACTAGCGTCAAGTGCTGAAGCTTTGTCATGGCTTTCGCATCACAACGCTCATACTGCCTTATTCCCTAAATACTCGCGGGTACTCACCGTGCCTGGAAGAAACCACGGCCCGGAGTGAATGATACTATTCACTCCGAATGTGCTTGTAACAATTGATTGCCTGAAGGCTCAGTCGACTTTACCCTCGATCCCCACCCGTATCCGTAATTCATTGGGCCCCCCTTTAACGCTCATCAACCGCCAATCATAATACTTTCGCATTAGATATGATGGCGTTTACTGGTTTAGACGTCTCTGCGAAGGACCCATTTCCGCATGGTCCCTGACCGTTCTCTACAGGCTGAGGCTAATGATTGTTTAGTCAAAAAAAGACTTATTAGAACTTGAATCTTCATGACAAACCAATGCATATATAAATAAGTAATAAACTATAAACAGTACAATCAATATATTTCATAGTATTTATTGAGCAAATCACACAATAGCAATATATTTAATGTGGTTATTGTTGATTTGTGCAATTTGAGGCAGTTTATAAATCGTTGTAAACAACAAGAACAATAGAGTTATGAACATCTACAATAATATTTCTTTTAATAAAATTGTTAATTCAATAGACGATTATGCAGATGTTGATAACGAAAGTAAAATTATTGAAATTATTGATTCCATAAATGAAAAGCAAACAATAATAAAGAGTGAGATAACTGAAGTAGAACGTATATTCTTTATTTGGATTGGAACATTAAATTCACGTGCATTAGAGTATAT
Above is a window of Vibrio tubiashii DNA encoding:
- a CDS encoding YopT-type cysteine protease domain-containing protein, with the protein product MNQNKKAMLEKALYLYKIEFVKAAEKSRAQINYLGQHSLLWGTMGANGISPAFWFGVCAGLAIEWTKYRVAGNNWVGTLDSARTEAFITPEKERKIIASLKADIERSHRLQDQLTLALTGTCKPTGRIDTSRYPFSNAYANLKEDHYYYVSSGSHATAMYVRKRGKIDFYDPNIGEALGMTKAALQQYSRAAVDCSCQVSNMSRLDAEKKQLTITEFQPVVRSH